The Neobacillus sp. OS1-2 genome includes a window with the following:
- the secDF gene encoding protein translocase subunit SecDF, producing the protein MVKRSRIIAFLLVILIVGSTMGATAKNILNNIKLGLDLQGGFEVLYEVKPAKKGQKIDKDVLASTAEALDKRINVLGVSEPNIQIEGNNRIRVQLAGVKDQNKAREILSTQANLTFRDANDKLKMDGTDLKQGGAKQTFDENGAPSVSLTLKSADKFRKVSEEIMNMRPNNLLVIWLDFEEGKDSFKSEISKPEPKYLLAPTVNQIFNQNTVSIVGSFTAQEAQTLASLLNAGSLPVKLKEVYSTSVGAKFGAQALNETILAGIIGVAVIYLFMLFYYRFPGFIATVTLSIYIYLVLLIFDWMNGVLTLPGIAAIILGVGMAVDANIITYERIREELKVGKSIKSAFQAGEKNAFTSILDSNLTTILTAGVLFFYGTSSVKGFATMLIISILMSFLTAVYGSRLLLGLWVHSGFLNKKPGWFGVKQSKIHNIAENFDTLDLPTRFDKLDFVKHRKTFFGISGVLLVAGLIVLIVLRLNLAIDFTKGTRVEVLSNTPLTTEQVKAAFTEHHLDTDDIVLSGDNKNRASARFVDVLSKKEIAKLKADFKKEFGSEPNVSTVSPTVGKELAKNAFKALLIASIGIIIYVSFRFELSMAIAAIISLLHDAFFMVAFFSLTRLEVDLTFIAAVLTIVGYSINDTIVTFDRMRENMHKKKRLKTKEDIADVLNTSIRQTLTRSLNTVLTVLITVVALIIFGSESIRNFSIALFVGLMVGVYSSICIAGPLWYVMKTRELKKKGVIKTVKEKRKYSDQPQV; encoded by the coding sequence ATGGTAAAGCGCAGTCGAATTATTGCTTTCTTACTTGTGATCCTAATTGTTGGGAGCACAATGGGAGCAACAGCTAAAAACATTTTAAACAATATTAAGCTTGGTCTAGACCTTCAAGGCGGATTTGAGGTATTGTACGAGGTTAAGCCAGCGAAAAAGGGTCAAAAGATTGACAAAGATGTTTTGGCAAGTACAGCCGAAGCCCTTGATAAGCGGATTAACGTCCTCGGCGTAAGTGAGCCGAACATCCAAATCGAGGGGAATAACAGGATTCGTGTACAGCTTGCAGGGGTTAAAGATCAGAATAAGGCCCGCGAAATCTTATCCACACAGGCTAACTTAACGTTCCGTGACGCCAATGACAAGCTCAAGATGGATGGCACGGACTTAAAGCAAGGTGGAGCGAAGCAAACCTTTGATGAAAATGGCGCACCAAGTGTTTCCTTAACATTAAAGAGTGCTGATAAGTTCCGTAAAGTTTCAGAAGAAATTATGAATATGAGACCAAACAATTTACTTGTTATTTGGCTTGATTTTGAAGAAGGAAAAGACTCCTTTAAAAGTGAAATAAGTAAACCGGAGCCAAAATATTTATTGGCTCCAACCGTAAATCAAATTTTTAATCAGAATACCGTTTCCATTGTCGGAAGCTTTACAGCGCAAGAAGCTCAGACCTTGGCTTCCCTTTTAAATGCTGGTTCGTTACCGGTAAAGCTTAAGGAAGTATACTCTACATCTGTGGGAGCTAAATTCGGGGCACAGGCATTAAATGAAACAATCTTGGCTGGTATTATCGGTGTTGCCGTCATTTATTTATTTATGCTTTTCTATTATCGTTTTCCTGGATTTATTGCTACTGTTACGCTATCGATCTATATTTATTTAGTTTTATTAATTTTCGATTGGATGAATGGGGTCCTGACGTTGCCGGGAATCGCCGCGATTATTCTCGGGGTCGGTATGGCTGTCGATGCCAACATCATTACCTATGAACGGATTCGAGAGGAACTAAAGGTTGGTAAATCGATAAAATCAGCCTTCCAGGCCGGTGAGAAGAATGCCTTTACATCGATTCTTGACTCTAACTTAACAACCATCCTTACTGCGGGTGTGCTTTTCTTCTACGGGACAAGCTCTGTAAAAGGGTTTGCGACGATGTTAATTATCAGTATCTTAATGAGCTTTTTAACTGCTGTTTACGGGTCACGGCTATTATTGGGACTATGGGTTCATAGTGGATTTCTAAATAAAAAGCCAGGCTGGTTCGGTGTGAAGCAGTCGAAGATTCACAACATTGCTGAAAATTTTGATACATTAGACCTCCCAACTCGTTTTGACAAGCTTGATTTTGTGAAACATAGAAAGACATTCTTTGGGATATCAGGGGTTCTCCTCGTAGCTGGATTAATTGTGTTAATCGTATTACGTTTAAACCTGGCAATTGATTTCACTAAGGGAACACGTGTCGAAGTATTATCAAATACACCATTGACAACTGAACAAGTAAAAGCTGCTTTTACTGAACATCATTTGGATACAGACGACATTGTCTTATCTGGTGATAATAAGAACCGAGCGTCCGCACGCTTCGTTGATGTTCTTTCGAAAAAGGAAATTGCTAAATTAAAGGCAGATTTTAAAAAGGAATTTGGTTCAGAGCCAAATGTTAGTACCGTTTCCCCGACAGTGGGGAAGGAATTAGCAAAAAATGCATTTAAGGCACTATTAATTGCTTCAATTGGGATTATTATTTATGTCAGTTTCCGTTTTGAATTATCAATGGCGATTGCCGCAATTATATCCTTGCTGCACGATGCCTTCTTTATGGTAGCCTTTTTCAGTCTCACAAGACTTGAAGTAGACCTTACGTTTATTGCAGCAGTCTTAACGATTGTCGGTTATTCCATTAATGACACCATCGTTACATTCGACCGAATGCGCGAGAACATGCATAAGAAGAAGCGTCTTAAAACGAAAGAAGATATTGCGGATGTATTAAATACAAGTATCCGCCAAACATTAACCCGTTCTTTAAATACAGTGTTAACGGTTTTAATAACAGTTGTTGCCTTAATTATCTTTGGCAGCGAATCGATTCGTAATTTCTCCATTGCCTTGTTTGTCGGCTTGATGGTAGGTGTTTATTCCTCCATCTGTATTGCAGGCCCGCTATGGTATGTGATGAAAACACGCGAGCTTAAAAAGAAAGGCGTCATTAAAACGGTCAAAGAGAAAAGAAAATACTCAGATCAGCCACAAGTGTAA
- a CDS encoding post-transcriptional regulator, with the protein MGNSNKYEHFRTQVQPACASKLAEFRLLGIDSVTEKEFWEYLVKKKWKKENDEKLLYQLIQEILSVKASDYISFATIEAYKTAEFSMEDEAELKELLK; encoded by the coding sequence ATGGGTAATAGCAACAAATACGAACATTTTCGCACCCAAGTACAACCGGCATGTGCAAGTAAACTTGCGGAATTTCGATTGCTAGGGATTGATTCTGTAACTGAAAAGGAGTTTTGGGAGTACCTGGTGAAGAAAAAGTGGAAAAAAGAAAATGATGAAAAGCTGCTTTACCAATTGATTCAAGAAATTCTTTCTGTAAAGGCAAGTGATTACATCAGCTTTGCAACGATTGAGGCATATAAAACTGCGGAGTTCTCGATGGAGGATGAAGCGGAATTAAAAGAGTTATTGAAATAA
- the ltrA gene encoding group II intron reverse transcriptase/maturase gives MNHTLKFKWHSIYGQILFDRRLKAAWEKVEANNGSGGIDGETIDSYRYHLDENLDSLLQRLRNKEYKPSPVRRHYIPKKNGKKRPLGIPNIEDRIVQQAIVNVLQPKFERDIFHKWSCGYRPNVGAERVLQIIMANIEQGYNYIFDADIKGFFDNIPHKKLMRVLNKYIADGTVLDMIWLWLKAGYMEEGKFHSTDTGTPQGGVISPLLANVYLNELDWIWAENNIRFVRFADDFLLFAKTKEDIKRAADITKRKLAELGLELATEKTKFVNFDDDDFDFMGFTFEHWRKRKKDGKPYYIAKPKESTWNDFRQKIKVKTKKTLTLSKEKWIEYVNPVIRGKVNYFLNIYKAIKANEEHGFNSSCFFKAFGKELLAIDGYIRQRLRVAMIHKHPSQRKGHAMKTKWNNEFFAIIGLIPSYWYYYHKIYGFSLESYILRMKEKQKKEQERRILKAKEKGQEYYTPDRVRKMKYAQRLATY, from the coding sequence ATGAATCATACGTTAAAATTCAAATGGCATAGTATTTATGGACAAATACTTTTCGACAGAAGGCTAAAAGCTGCTTGGGAAAAGGTAGAAGCCAACAACGGGTCAGGTGGTATTGATGGCGAAACAATTGACAGCTATAGATATCACTTAGATGAAAATCTGGACTCGCTTCTACAGAGACTGAGAAATAAAGAGTATAAGCCGTCACCAGTAAGAAGACATTATATTCCTAAGAAAAATGGCAAAAAGCGACCCTTAGGCATTCCGAATATTGAAGATAGAATTGTCCAACAGGCAATAGTAAATGTACTTCAGCCGAAATTCGAAAGGGATATCTTTCACAAATGGTCATGTGGATACAGACCAAATGTTGGTGCAGAACGTGTCCTGCAAATAATCATGGCGAATATCGAACAAGGATATAATTACATCTTCGATGCAGATATTAAAGGCTTTTTCGATAATATCCCACATAAGAAGCTGATGAGAGTATTAAATAAATACATCGCAGATGGTACAGTGTTAGATATGATTTGGTTGTGGCTAAAAGCTGGTTATATGGAAGAAGGTAAATTTCACTCAACAGATACCGGCACTCCGCAAGGAGGGGTTATTTCTCCGTTACTAGCGAACGTATATTTAAATGAGCTTGATTGGATCTGGGCTGAAAACAATATTCGTTTTGTAAGATTCGCCGATGACTTTTTGTTATTCGCAAAAACCAAAGAAGACATAAAGAGAGCGGCAGATATTACGAAAAGGAAATTAGCCGAACTTGGGTTGGAACTTGCAACGGAGAAAACAAAATTTGTAAACTTCGATGATGATGACTTTGACTTTATGGGATTCACTTTCGAACACTGGAGAAAACGCAAGAAGGATGGTAAGCCATACTATATAGCTAAACCGAAAGAATCAACTTGGAATGATTTTCGCCAGAAAATCAAAGTCAAGACGAAGAAAACACTCACTCTGAGTAAGGAAAAGTGGATTGAGTATGTTAACCCAGTGATTCGAGGAAAAGTAAACTATTTTCTCAATATTTATAAAGCAATTAAGGCAAATGAAGAACACGGATTTAACAGTTCATGCTTCTTTAAAGCATTTGGGAAAGAACTACTTGCGATAGATGGCTATATTCGACAAAGGTTAAGAGTAGCCATGATTCACAAACACCCTAGCCAAAGAAAAGGTCATGCGATGAAAACAAAATGGAATAATGAGTTCTTTGCTATTATTGGACTTATCCCTTCATACTGGTATTACTACCACAAGATATATGGCTTTTCTCTAGAAAGTTACATTCTTCGAATGAAAGAAAAGCAAAAGAAAGAACAGGAAAGACGAATCCTAAAGGCAAAAGAAAAGGGTCAAGAGTATTATACTCCTGACCGTGTCCGCAAAATGAAATATGCTCAAAGATTGGCAACGTATTGA